A single genomic interval of Bacillus sp. es.036 harbors:
- a CDS encoding histidine phosphatase family protein, which yields MEIRLIRHGKSSCDFSKRITSWDYREWVIKYGEAGICDEAPANVQRALRDASIVFTSDFKRAIDSAQSAVAIQSDSIYRELELPHYHVKLLKLNPRTWRVFYRFLWLMGFSKKVENKKRATKRAKTAAQQLEDSARKHGTVMLVGHGFFNRYIGNTLTKRGWTLEGNKGTANWTIHTYTK from the coding sequence GTGGAAATTAGATTAATTCGACATGGAAAATCCTCATGCGATTTTTCAAAGCGTATAACGAGTTGGGATTACCGAGAATGGGTGATCAAATATGGAGAAGCAGGAATCTGCGATGAAGCACCTGCAAACGTACAACGGGCATTAAGAGACGCTTCTATCGTATTTACAAGTGATTTCAAACGCGCTATCGACTCTGCCCAATCAGCGGTTGCGATCCAAAGTGATTCAATCTATCGGGAACTCGAACTTCCTCATTACCATGTTAAGTTGCTCAAGCTAAACCCTCGCACATGGAGAGTTTTCTATCGATTTCTCTGGCTGATGGGATTTTCCAAGAAAGTAGAAAATAAAAAACGAGCGACGAAGCGGGCAAAAACGGCCGCTCAGCAATTAGAAGATAGCGCACGGAAACACGGTACCGTCATGTTAGTGGGACATGGATTTTTTAACCGCTATATAGGAAATACCTTAACAAAACGTGGCTGGACATTAGAAGGGAACAAAGGCACAGCAAACTGGACAATCCATACGTATACCAAATGA
- a CDS encoding HD domain-containing protein — protein sequence MNAFQMITFIKELERLKDTTRTAYMRSGRRESVAEHSWRLAMFAFALSDEFPELDHFRVLCMCLVHDLGEAYDGDISATIQVNQQEKIRKEEEAVQRLTSALGRKQSGAILSLCQEYNRGETKESLFVKALDKMETIIQHTQGTNPPGFDYEFNLTYGKEYAEYDEMIKAIRDEIDKETLKKMNE from the coding sequence ATGAATGCTTTTCAAATGATCACTTTTATTAAAGAACTTGAACGACTGAAGGATACAACCCGGACGGCATACATGAGAAGCGGCAGAAGAGAGAGTGTGGCAGAACATTCCTGGCGCCTCGCGATGTTTGCTTTTGCCTTAAGTGACGAATTTCCTGAGCTCGATCACTTTCGTGTTTTATGTATGTGTCTTGTGCACGATCTTGGGGAGGCGTATGACGGTGATATTTCTGCAACGATTCAGGTTAATCAACAAGAAAAGATTCGAAAAGAGGAGGAAGCGGTGCAACGTCTCACTTCCGCTCTTGGTAGAAAACAGAGTGGCGCTATTCTTTCGCTATGTCAGGAGTATAATCGCGGCGAAACGAAAGAATCTCTGTTTGTCAAAGCTCTAGATAAAATGGAGACGATCATTCAGCATACTCAGGGAACAAATCCACCTGGATTTGATTATGAGTTTAATCTTACTTATGGGAAAGAGTATGCAGAATATGATGAAATGATAAAGGCAATACGTGATGAAATTGATAAAGAAACGTTAAAAAAAATGAATGAATGA
- the splB gene encoding spore photoproduct lyase has product MVKPFVPQLVYMEPRALEYPLGRELHEKFSKMDIEIRETTSHNQVRNLPGDNHFQQYRVAKSTLVVGVRKTLKFDTSKPSAEYAIPFATGCMGHCHYCYLQTTMGSKPYIRTYVNTDDIFDAAEKYMQERAPEPTRFEASCTSDIVGIDHLTHTLKHAIEYFGKSDYGRLRFVTKFAHVDHLLDADHQGRTRFRFSMNADYVIKFLEPGTSRLDERIEAAAKVAEAGYPLGFIIAPIYLYDDWKQGYLTLFEKLEAKLPKSATRDLTFELIQHRFTKPAKRVIQKNYPMTKLEMEEEDRMYKWGKYGIGKYVYQKDQQQDMKDTLGGYINKFFPDAKLEYFT; this is encoded by the coding sequence TTGGTTAAACCATTTGTGCCTCAGCTTGTCTACATGGAACCAAGAGCGTTAGAATATCCTCTTGGACGGGAACTGCACGAGAAGTTCTCTAAAATGGATATTGAAATTAGGGAAACAACCTCACACAATCAAGTAAGGAACCTTCCGGGAGATAATCATTTCCAGCAGTACCGCGTTGCAAAATCAACGCTTGTTGTTGGTGTAAGAAAAACGTTAAAGTTTGATACTTCCAAACCTTCTGCTGAATATGCGATTCCGTTTGCGACTGGTTGTATGGGCCACTGTCATTATTGTTATCTTCAAACCACAATGGGAAGCAAGCCCTATATCCGAACGTACGTGAATACGGATGACATATTCGATGCAGCCGAGAAATATATGCAGGAGAGAGCGCCAGAACCAACTCGGTTTGAAGCGTCCTGTACGTCTGACATCGTTGGCATTGATCATTTAACACATACATTGAAACACGCGATTGAATACTTCGGAAAATCAGATTACGGACGCCTACGCTTCGTAACAAAGTTCGCACACGTTGATCACCTTCTCGATGCGGACCATCAAGGAAGGACGCGCTTTCGCTTTAGTATGAATGCCGATTATGTGATTAAGTTTCTTGAACCGGGTACATCGCGACTGGATGAACGGATTGAAGCAGCAGCGAAAGTCGCTGAAGCTGGTTATCCACTTGGATTTATCATCGCACCTATTTACTTGTATGATGATTGGAAGCAAGGCTATCTAACTTTGTTTGAGAAACTTGAAGCAAAGCTTCCTAAAAGCGCAACGAGAGATTTAACATTTGAACTCATTCAGCACCGGTTCACAAAACCGGCGAAGCGGGTTATTCAAAAAAATTACCCGATGACAAAACTTGAAATGGAAGAAGAAGACCGGATGTACAAATGGGGAAAATACGGCATCGGCAAGTACGTCTATCAAAAAGATCAGCAGCAGGATATGAAAGACACATTAGGAGGATACATCAATAAGTTCTTCCCAGATGCGAAATTGGAGTACTTCACTTAG
- a CDS encoding AEC family transporter, which translates to MLGVFIEIIVPVFILIGIGVVLHRIFQFDLYTLAKVNIYFIVPGFIFLKLYETAFSLSLFLSVLTFFSILIVVLYFVSHLISRLFGYSRSVRASFTNSILFYNSGNYGVPVNDLVFKQDPFTMSIQVIILTFQNILTFSWGIFALKTVEGSKVSALLGYFKMPVLYAMLLGIGFNLLDVTVPEFVLIPADYIADSMIAIALLTLGAQVAQLRLSKNLSVVYVSLIIRLLLGPLIALGIIFVLRIDGVTAQALFISSAMPTAVNSAIIAQEYENEPELSAQIVLASTVFSMITVTAVISLGRLLF; encoded by the coding sequence GTGTTAGGTGTTTTTATTGAGATTATCGTGCCCGTGTTTATTCTAATTGGGATTGGCGTAGTGCTTCATCGTATTTTTCAATTTGATTTATACACGCTTGCAAAAGTAAACATTTATTTTATCGTGCCTGGATTTATTTTTCTAAAGCTGTACGAAACAGCTTTTTCTTTATCATTATTTCTCTCCGTACTTACGTTTTTTAGTATTTTAATTGTGGTTTTATACTTTGTGTCTCATTTAATCAGTCGATTATTTGGCTACAGTCGAAGCGTACGTGCTTCGTTTACAAACAGTATACTGTTTTATAATTCAGGGAACTATGGCGTCCCTGTAAATGATCTCGTTTTTAAACAAGACCCCTTTACGATGTCGATTCAAGTCATTATCTTAACGTTCCAGAACATTCTTACGTTCTCATGGGGGATTTTTGCATTGAAAACGGTCGAAGGAAGCAAGGTAAGCGCGCTTCTTGGTTATTTTAAAATGCCGGTTTTATATGCGATGTTACTTGGGATCGGGTTCAATTTACTAGATGTCACTGTTCCTGAATTTGTCCTCATACCAGCAGATTACATTGCGGATTCGATGATCGCGATCGCGTTATTGACACTTGGCGCTCAAGTTGCTCAACTACGTTTATCGAAGAATTTATCTGTTGTGTATGTGAGCTTGATCATCCGTCTTTTACTTGGACCACTCATTGCCCTCGGCATTATTTTTGTATTAAGGATCGATGGTGTGACAGCGCAGGCCTTGTTTATTTCATCCGCGATGCCAACAGCTGTGAATAGTGCGATTATTGCGCAAGAATATGAGAATGAGCCCGAGCTTTCTGCACAAATTGTTTTGGCCTCCACCGTATTCAGTATGATTACGGTTACCGCGGTTATTTCCCTTGGTCGTTTGTTATTTTAA
- a CDS encoding transcriptional regulator SplA domain-containing protein, whose translation MDLHDSTYDSGQGYQAGDVVYVMYRNPHTYNVANIQEAAVVNDPDQPGKLALFLYETYYPLDSEIAIYHSEAEAEQAYATYFGSIE comes from the coding sequence ATGGATTTACATGATTCAACGTATGATTCAGGACAAGGATATCAAGCGGGTGACGTCGTTTACGTTATGTATCGTAATCCGCATACTTACAATGTTGCAAACATCCAGGAAGCTGCTGTTGTGAACGATCCTGATCAACCTGGTAAGCTTGCCTTGTTCTTATATGAAACTTACTACCCACTTGATTCTGAGATTGCGATTTATCATTCAGAAGCGGAAGCAGAACAGGCTTATGCCACATATTTCGGATCGATCGAATAG
- a CDS encoding biotin/lipoyl-binding protein has translation MNRSVVCPCEGVIEKIFVHHSSRVYEWEPMFVIRNGQGNTEKITLGVSGEISELHVKENDRVTGGYILASMKEDDFVTGSD, from the coding sequence ATGAATCGTTCAGTGGTCTGTCCATGTGAGGGTGTTATTGAGAAGATCTTTGTTCATCATTCATCCCGCGTTTATGAGTGGGAGCCAATGTTTGTCATCCGAAACGGGCAGGGCAATACCGAGAAAATTACGCTTGGAGTAAGCGGAGAAATTTCTGAACTTCATGTGAAAGAGAATGATCGTGTGACAGGCGGATACATTCTTGCGTCAATGAAAGAAGATGACTTTGTAACAGGAAGCGATTAA
- a CDS encoding CBO0543 family protein yields MNIGIVILLALLALWKADWKNWEKYYPTMLYIALAASAYEIIAYEKFHLWDFKESIILTKVMVHFIHNLIINPLVVLLFLSNYPSSGSEIIYNAKWVVGFWSVECLVSTTDAITYHNGWNLGWSLLFLIVMFPMVRLHHLNKSLALPLSIGISILLLLLFDYI; encoded by the coding sequence ATGAACATTGGTATCGTTATTCTACTAGCGTTACTTGCCTTATGGAAAGCTGATTGGAAAAATTGGGAGAAATACTACCCAACTATGCTATATATCGCATTAGCCGCATCTGCATATGAAATCATTGCTTATGAGAAATTTCATTTGTGGGATTTTAAAGAGAGTATCATTCTGACTAAAGTAATGGTTCATTTTATACATAATTTAATCATAAACCCTCTCGTTGTCTTGCTCTTTTTATCGAATTATCCTTCTAGTGGAAGTGAAATTATCTACAATGCAAAATGGGTTGTAGGATTTTGGAGTGTTGAATGTTTGGTATCAACTACCGATGCAATTACATATCATAATGGATGGAATTTGGGTTGGTCCTTATTATTTCTTATCGTTATGTTTCCAATGGTTCGTCTTCATCACCTTAACAAAAGCCTCGCACTGCCTTTATCTATCGGAATTTCAATACTCCTTTTACTTCTATTTGATTACATATAA
- a CDS encoding DUF3889 domain-containing protein, which yields MLQKLIFLLSVTVLFLVPINVHAEAPSYAKWGKMAIEETTKKYPDQQVTDYRYDGKVFISDVREQYDFEFTLKQNGQSREIRVYVLVNPQKDKLIDVKYDEIEEFQ from the coding sequence TTGTTACAAAAACTAATCTTTTTATTAAGTGTAACGGTGCTTTTCCTTGTCCCGATTAACGTTCATGCAGAAGCTCCTTCTTATGCAAAATGGGGAAAAATGGCGATTGAGGAAACGACGAAAAAATATCCAGATCAACAAGTGACAGACTATAGGTACGATGGGAAAGTATTTATCTCTGATGTAAGAGAACAGTATGATTTCGAATTTACGTTAAAGCAAAACGGACAGTCGAGAGAGATTCGCGTGTATGTGCTCGTGAACCCTCAAAAAGATAAGCTGATCGATGTGAAATATGATGAGATCGAAGAATTTCAATAA
- a CDS encoding CBO0543 family protein, which produces MFEKVILWLLVFLGIGLFLSSLRKPPLKEWLLFFLLTAYFSSIIGVIVVEEGMLSYPVNLFNRHFDSSLTYEYVLFPVLGIYYYQSTLRSGWVGYFGKAAIYSAIITILEFFLEKYTDLIHYESWTWWYTFLSTLLLLVIIRVIVKYLPGVEQQR; this is translated from the coding sequence ATGTTCGAAAAAGTAATCCTCTGGTTATTAGTTTTTTTAGGAATTGGTTTATTTTTATCTAGTCTTCGAAAGCCCCCATTAAAAGAATGGCTTCTCTTTTTTTTACTTACAGCGTATTTTTCTTCTATTATTGGAGTTATTGTTGTCGAAGAAGGGATGCTTTCTTATCCTGTTAACTTGTTTAATCGACATTTTGACTCTAGCCTTACATATGAATATGTATTATTTCCGGTATTAGGCATTTATTATTATCAGTCGACACTTCGTTCAGGATGGGTTGGTTATTTTGGGAAGGCAGCCATTTATTCGGCGATTATTACGATCTTGGAATTTTTTCTTGAAAAATATACAGATCTTATTCACTATGAGAGCTGGACTTGGTGGTATACGTTTTTGAGTACACTGTTATTGTTGGTGATTATTAGGGTGATTGTAAAATATTTACCTGGTGTCGAACAGCAGAGATAA